TGAAAACCGGCGTGGGCAACGCGAGCCATTCGTCGCCGATACGGAACACGAGGAACGATTCGCTCGCGTTCTGGCTGTCATGCGAAGCGTGGGCCCCTACGCGCGCGACATGCTGCGCGAGATCCACGCGTGGGATTGGGCGGTCCAGCAAGCGCGATGCGGCCGCTTCGAACACCGGGCAATTCAGGCAACGGACGTATTCGGTCAGACGCTCGCACGACGAGTCGCCGCGCACGCCGATGCGGTTCCAGCAATCGTCGAAGCTCGCGGTTTGCAGATCAGCCACGTGCCGCTCCCTGTGCGCGCGACGCGCGTTGCCTCAGCAGACGCGCGCCGTCGCGGTCGCCTTCGAGTTCGAGCAGCGTCGCCAGATGGGCGAGCGCTTCCGCGTGCTGCGGATCGAGATAGAGCGCCTTGCGATAGTGGCCGCGCGCGAGGTTTGTTTCGCCGCCGGCATCGGCGAGTACGCCGAGCAGGTAGAACGCGTCGGCTTGCGGCGCGTGCTGCTCGAGGAAAACGTTGATCGCGGTGGCGGCTTCCGTCAGGCGGCCGGCGTCGGCCAGCGCATGCGCGGCTTGCAGCGAGTCGCGCGCGGCGTTGGTGGGCGCGTTGGCTGAAACCGGCGGCAGATCAGGTGCGGGGGATCTGGATGTGAACGGCTTCAAGGTGATGGCGGAATCGCGCCGTAGTGCCGCGGCCTCGGCGCGATGGTCGAGACGGTGGGTGTCGGCAAAGAGTGCGTTGCGCGGCATGGCGGGTGTCAATGTAGACGTGGCGCCATCGGCCGATCTGCCTGGCTCCCCTGCGCCCGATGTCGCGCTCGAAGTCGTACGCGCCACCGGGTCCGGCCATGCGAACGGCTCGGCCGAATACACCGGCAAGGGCGCAAGCGCGGGCACCGGCGCATGCGTCATCGCGAGGGCGGCGGCGGTCGCGAGCGGCGCGGTGGCGCCATGCCGGTTGTTCGGCGTTTGCGCGTCCAGCGAAGCATGATGAAACGCGAAGGCCAGCGGAATTTTCGCGGATTGCATGCCGTAGCGCATCAGCAATCCCGTCTCCGCCGGACCGACGAACAGCGTGCCATTGTCGGCGAGCATGCTGTCGAGCGCTTGCAACGCACTCTGCTGCGCGTCGCGATCGAAGTAGATCAGCACGTTGCGGCAGAACACGAAGTCGTACACGCCAAGCGCCGCCGTATCCAGATGCATCAGGTTGGCGCGTGAAAAACGCACCGTGTCGACGACGCGTGATGACAGACGCCAGCCGTCTTCGGTGCGGGTGAAGTGCGCGTCGCGAAACGGGAACGCGTTGCCGCGAAACGAATTGCGGCCGTAGTGCGCGCGCTGCGCGATTGCCAGCGAACCCTCGCTGATATCCATCGCGTCGATGCGGAACTGGCTTGCGTCGAAACCCGCGTCGAGCAGACTCATCGCGATCGTGTAGGGCTCTTCGCCGGTGGAGCAGGGCAGGCTCAGAATGCGGATGGGCAGCGCCGCGCCGCGTTCGCTGCGTTCACCTCGTTCGTACAGGCGCTCGAGCGCGAGGCGCGCGAGCGCCTTGAACGCATCGGCGTCGCGATAGAACCAGGTCTCCGGCACCACGACGGCTTCGACCAGCGCCTGCACGATCGACGGCGATGTTTGCGCGGCGTTCAGGAAATCGGCGAGCGGCGCGTCGGCGTGACCGTCCGCGCGCCAGGCCGCGGCGCGCTGGTCGACCGCGCGTTCGATCGCGCTATGACCGAGCGATGCCGCGTCGAGCCCCATCGTCCGATGCAACAGGTCGGCGAAGCGCCGGTACAGCGGCGCGTTGTCGTGATGCGCGTTCATGCGTGCGCCTCGGGAAACAGCAGCGCCTTGACGTGATCCGGCAGCAGATGCTCGACGCGGATCCACTGCACCAGGCCGCCCGCGTCGCTCGCGACCGGGCCGAGGTAGCGAGCGTGCGGCAGGTCGATGCCGGCGTCATGAAACGCGTCGAGATCCAGACGCACGGTGCGCGTCGCGCCTTCGAGCAGCAGCGCGAGCAGACGCACGTCGCCCGCGTGCGGATAGCGCACCAGCACCACGCGCGTCGACATCAGTTGCGCGGCGGGGCGGCCGAGTGCGAGCGCGGGCAGATCGATCACCGGCAGCGGTGCACCCTCGTGATCCAGCACGCCCGCTACCCACGACGGTGCGCCGGGGATCGACTTCGGCGGAGCGTGGGGCGTGAGCGGCATCAGACGCTCCACCTGCGTCGCGTCGATCACGTAGCGTTCGCTATCGAGCGTGAAGAGGATGAAGAGCATCGGCGCGGGCGGTGGCTGAAGGGGAGGGTGTCGGGCGTGGTGGACGCGGTGCTGTCCGTCAGGCCACGACCTTGAAGCGCGACACGCCGGTGCGCAGACTGTTGGCGACATGCGTCAGATCGTCAATCGCCTGGGTCGACTGGCGCAACGATTCCGCGGTTTGCTGCGCGGCCTCCGACAACTGCGTCAACGCTTGCGTGATCTGCTCGGCGCCGGTGGCCTGAGTCTGCATGCCCTCGTTGACCATCGAGAAGCGCGGCGCGAGCGCCTGCACCTGCTGGATGATCTGCGTGAGATGGCCGCCGACGTTCTGCACGTCGAGCATGCCGCGGCGCACTTCCTCGGAAAACTTGTCCATGCCCATCACGCCTGCCGCGACCGCCGACTGGATCTCCTTGACCATCTGTTCGATGTCGTAGGTCGCAACCGCGGTTTGATCGGCGAGGCGGCGGATTTCGGTCGCCACCACCGCGAAGCCGCGGCCGTATTCGCCGGCCTTTTCCGCTTCGATCGCCGCGTTCAGCGACAGCAGGTTGGTCTGGTCCGCCACCTTGGTGATCGTGGCGACCACCTGATTGATATTGCTGGCCTTCTCGTTGAGGATGGCCAGCTTCGCGTTGACGGAGCCCGCCGCTTCCATCACGAGCCGCATGGTTTCCTCCATGCGCGCGAGGCCGGTGTGGCCGGTGCCCGCGAGCGCCGCCGATTGGCCCGCCACTTCCGACACCTCGTTCATGGTGCGCAGCAGGTCGCGCGATGTCGCGAAGATCTCGCGCGAGGTCGCGCCGATTTCGGTGGTGGTCGCGGCGGTTTCGTTGGCGGTGGCCTGCTGTTCGCGCGAGGTCGCGGCGATTTCCGTTACCGACGTGGTGACCTGAACCGCCGACTTCTGCGCCTGGCCGACCAGCGCGGTGAGTTCATCGGTCATGCGGTTGAAGCCCGCTTCGAGCGCGCCGATTTCGTCCGCGCGGTTGAGGTGCAAACGTTGCGTCAGGTCGCCGGTGCGCATGACGTCGACGACCTGCAGCACCTTCGCCATCGGCGTGGTGACTGCGCGCAGCAGCCAGTAGCCGGACAGCACGGCGACCGCGGCAGCAAGCAGCAGCATCACGAGCAGCACGATGCGGGTGGCTTCGACCGAGCCGCGAATGCTTTCGGCAGACGCATCCGCGTAGCTCTTGTTGTTTTCGACCAGCTTGCGGACCGACAGCCGGCCGGTTTCCCAGATCGGCGTGAGTTGCGCGTTGAAGATGCGCGCGGCGTTTTCCTTCGACGCGGGCAGCACGTTCAGCAGTGATGCCTGGATCGGCACGTACTGCGCCTGTTGCTGACGGAAGTCGTTGAACAGTTCGCGGTCGACTTCGCGGAAGATTGTCGCGCTGTAATCGTTGAGCAGTTTCTGGAGCGTTTGCTGGGTTTCCTGCAGACGCAGCGTGTCGCGCTTGACCGCATCCGGGTCCGTGTCGATGTAGATGAGGCGCTGCGTGACGGAGTAGTTCTCGAACCACGCCGCGCGCATGGCGGTGGCGTAGTAGAGGCCGGGCATGGAATCCTGCTGCTGGCTCTTCGCATTCCGGTCGATGCCGCCGAGCTGTTCGAAAGTGACGATTGCCATTGCCAGCATCACGATCAGGACGATCCCGAAGCTGCAAAGAATCCGTTGCCGGATGGTCCACTGTTTCACGCGCACGCCCCTTACTTTTGGCTGTGTCCCGAACCCGGATGATCGACCTGGGTGGTCGCGGGATCGATGGATCGGAAAGCTTTGCGGGCCGCCGGTTGGAACCGGCGGCTTGTGCGGCGAATTTTACATTGATCGGGTGATTGGAGGGGGCGGGCGTCGGCGCGGGTGTTCGTCTGGATTACTGCTGCAGTTTTCCGCGTTCCCTCGTGAGCTGCTGGATGCTCGTCTTCGGTGTAGCTAACTCTTCGGGCATGGTCCCGCCGAGTTCGCGGATCGTGTCGCGTACCTTCCCGCCTACTTCGAAGTGCGTCCGATAGGCTTGCTGCTTGCCTTGCACGCCGTCGCGCTTGAGTTTGTCTCCCGTCTGGGTTGCGCGGAAAAGATTGGCGGCGAGTTCGGTGCTGCCCATATGGTCGAGGATTTTCTGGCTTTTCTTCAAACGCTTGTGGATGTGGATATCCTTTGCGCTCCGGCCGCCGTACAGGCCTCTGTAGCCGTGGTCCTGAAACACAGCATAATCCGTCGCGGTCTGCACGCCTGCGGAGCGCGCGGCAGCGCTGAGCTTCTTGTTGTGGCGAGTCAGTTCGTCCCGGAGCATCAGCCGCTGCTGATCTTCCAGAAGGCCGGCAAAGTTCTTGGCATCTCCGAGTTCCTGCCGGCGGGTCTGGATCGCGAAGTAGGTTTGACCATTCGCGATCACCGGCTTGGACGGGTCGCCGTTCTGCACGACCAGATAGCACGCGTAGCGCGACAGCCGGACGTCTTCGACCGTTCGCTGTGCGCCGGAGCCGAGGCTGACCATTTTTCCCGTTCGGGAAAAATGGTCAGCGACCCGGTGGCCGGAGCGTTGGCAAGCTTCCTCCGCCTTCTGGATGACGTGCCGGAATTTGGCCCACGTGCCGTATTCAAGAAGCGGTTGAAGCTCACGCGCCGACCAGAATTCAATATTGTCGTCGCCGACTTGCTTGATACCGTCAAAGGTTTGATTCGTCATTATTGGCTCCCTTATCAGTGGTGCTGCAAAGCCTCTGGCGAGCCTTTTGAGCCGCCGGAATTGGCACCTTGATTCTATCGACGACGCCCGCAAAGGGCGATCAGACGGGCGCGACGCGGAATCAGACTAATTCATCGCGCAGCCTGGTTTGTCTTAATCGAGCGAGGCAATTCGCCGAATCGCCTGCCGCCGTTACAAGCGAAATGTCTGGTTACCACTTGCAGCATCTATTTCTGCCCGCGCGCTCCACAATCCGGTCATGCCTCAACGGCGGGAGTCAAACATGAAAAAGATCGCAGTCGCATTGGTGATGGTTGGAAGTCTCAGCATGGCCGGGCAAGCTTCGGCGCACGGTCACGGCGGGGCGGTGGTCGGCGCGCTGATCGGTGGCGCCGTGCTGGGTGCGGTGGTGAGTTCGGCGCTGAATCCCGCGCCGGTAGTCGCCTATCAGCAACCGGTGTACGCGCAGCCGGTGTATCAGCCCGCGCCCGTCTACGCGGGGCCGCCGCCGGGATATTGCTATGACCAGTACCGGGGTGGTTACGTCGCGTGCGGGGCACCGCCGCCGCCCGCGCAGTATGGATATCCGGAGCCGCAACCGGGTTGGTAAGCGCGATGTGCGCCTGAGGGTGTCGCTGCGCAACCCGTGTGAAAAAGGCCGTCGCTCTGTAAGGAGCGACGGCCTTTGCTATTGGGGGCGTCGTTGCTCGCGTTGCCTCGCGAGCCAAAGCTCAGTGCTTATGGTGCAACCACTCCGCGTAGTGCGTATCAAGCCAGCGTTCGAGTTTCTGCGGGCCGTCCTTGTGGTAATAACGAGAGCCGGCCCAGATGGCAACGCCCACTACCACCATGACAACGGGTCCCAGCAAATACGCCATCAACGATTCAGACATGGGAGCCTCCGTGTCGGCTAGGGTCGGTCTTTTAGTTTAGGCGATGAAATGCGGGAGAAAAGATCGATGTTTCTGGCTTGCGAGCCCGTAAACTCGGGGCTCTCCGGTTTGCCGGCCGTTTAAAACCCGCTGTTCGGGTTGATTTTCTTTGCCTGACAATGGGTTGAGTAGGCCTCTGATTGTGTTGTGTACCAAAAATCGGTGGCGGTATTCCGCGAAGCCGCCAGCTCCCGCGCGATGCGAACGTCCGTCAAACACTATTCGATGACGCTTTTTGCCGCCGGCCACGCTCGATCTGCAGATCGACAAAGTCTGCCCACGCTTGCAGCCGTGGGCGTGGTTTGCCGATATCGTCCGGCGCTGCGTCGTCGCTCGTGCTTTTGAGTGCAGCCGGATCGCTGTCGAGCTGTGCCGCGATTTCGCGCAAGTGTGCGGCCGCCGTCCGCCGAAAGTCGTGCAGGACAAAGTGTTCGACGTCCAGCCCCAACGCTTTGATGGCCTGATTCAGCGTGCTTTTCGCGATCGGCCGGTCATTGCCTCTGACGCTTGGGAATACGAATTTCCCGTTCTTCGCCTGCCGAAGCTCGCGCAACATGGAAACCGCCTGATGCGGCAAATCGATCTCGTGGTCGCGCTCTTTGTTCAGACGTGCCGCGGGTATCGTCCAAAGCGCCCGATCGAGATCGAATTCGGCCCATGTCGCTTCGACCAGGTCGGACTTGCGCGCCATGGTCAGCACGAGCAGATGTAGCGCCAGTTTCAGCGGACGGCGAATGCTCGATGCGTCGATGGCGTGCAGCATGGCGCCGATCTCGTCGCCGGACAGCACGCGGGTGCGACTCTCGAATGTCGCGATGGAGCGCGCGGGCACGATCTCGGCGGGATTGCTGGTCGCGAGTTGCCGCGCGATCAGGTAGGCGTAGAGGCGCTTCACGACATTGCGCGTATGCAGCGCCATCTTCGGCGAGCCGCGACTTTTGATGCGTTCACAGATATCGACGATGTCGTCCGCGCTCACCGCCTTGATCGCTTTTCCGCCGATGGCCGGCAACACATCCTTGTCGAGCGCGCGCCGTGTCGTGCGGCGATATTCGGCCGACTTGCCGGTCATTTCCGTCGCAAGGTAGAGCTCGGCGGCGTCGCGCAGCACGTCCGTTTTGCTTTCGACGCCGCGATCGCGCCGCGCCGTCGCGACCGGCGAGATGCCTTGCGCGACCATCTCCGCGTAGCGCTGGGCCTTGGCCCTTGCCACGCGCAACGAGATCATCCGGTAGTCGCCGATCGTTGCGAGCGGCTGGCGTTTGCCATTC
The sequence above is a segment of the Paraburkholderia sp. D15 genome. Coding sequences within it:
- a CDS encoding CheR family methyltransferase, which translates into the protein MNAHHDNAPLYRRFADLLHRTMGLDAASLGHSAIERAVDQRAAAWRADGHADAPLADFLNAAQTSPSIVQALVEAVVVPETWFYRDADAFKALARLALERLYERGERSERGAALPIRILSLPCSTGEEPYTIAMSLLDAGFDASQFRIDAMDISEGSLAIAQRAHYGRNSFRGNAFPFRDAHFTRTEDGWRLSSRVVDTVRFSRANLMHLDTAALGVYDFVFCRNVLIYFDRDAQQSALQALDSMLADNGTLFVGPAETGLLMRYGMQSAKIPLAFAFHHASLDAQTPNNRHGATAPLATAAALAMTHAPVPALAPLPVYSAEPFAWPDPVARTTSSATSGAGEPGRSADGATSTLTPAMPRNALFADTHRLDHRAEAAALRRDSAITLKPFTSRSPAPDLPPVSANAPTNAARDSLQAAHALADAGRLTEAATAINVFLEQHAPQADAFYLLGVLADAGGETNLARGHYRKALYLDPQHAEALAHLATLLELEGDRDGARLLRQRASRAQGAARG
- a CDS encoding chemotaxis protein CheW, which encodes MLFILFTLDSERYVIDATQVERLMPLTPHAPPKSIPGAPSWVAGVLDHEGAPLPVIDLPALALGRPAAQLMSTRVVLVRYPHAGDVRLLALLLEGATRTVRLDLDAFHDAGIDLPHARYLGPVASDAGGLVQWIRVEHLLPDHVKALLFPEAHA
- a CDS encoding methyl-accepting chemotaxis protein; its protein translation is MLAMAIVTFEQLGGIDRNAKSQQQDSMPGLYYATAMRAAWFENYSVTQRLIYIDTDPDAVKRDTLRLQETQQTLQKLLNDYSATIFREVDRELFNDFRQQQAQYVPIQASLLNVLPASKENAARIFNAQLTPIWETGRLSVRKLVENNKSYADASAESIRGSVEATRIVLLVMLLLAAAVAVLSGYWLLRAVTTPMAKVLQVVDVMRTGDLTQRLHLNRADEIGALEAGFNRMTDELTALVGQAQKSAVQVTTSVTEIAATSREQQATANETAATTTEIGATSREIFATSRDLLRTMNEVSEVAGQSAALAGTGHTGLARMEETMRLVMEAAGSVNAKLAILNEKASNINQVVATITKVADQTNLLSLNAAIEAEKAGEYGRGFAVVATEIRRLADQTAVATYDIEQMVKEIQSAVAAGVMGMDKFSEEVRRGMLDVQNVGGHLTQIIQQVQALAPRFSMVNEGMQTQATGAEQITQALTQLSEAAQQTAESLRQSTQAIDDLTHVANSLRTGVSRFKVVA
- the dinD gene encoding DNA damage-inducible protein D; this encodes MTNQTFDGIKQVGDDNIEFWSARELQPLLEYGTWAKFRHVIQKAEEACQRSGHRVADHFSRTGKMVSLGSGAQRTVEDVRLSRYACYLVVQNGDPSKPVIANGQTYFAIQTRRQELGDAKNFAGLLEDQQRLMLRDELTRHNKKLSAAARSAGVQTATDYAVFQDHGYRGLYGGRSAKDIHIHKRLKKSQKILDHMGSTELAANLFRATQTGDKLKRDGVQGKQQAYRTHFEVGGKVRDTIRELGGTMPEELATPKTSIQQLTRERGKLQQ
- a CDS encoding ecotin precursor: MKKIAVALVMVGSLSMAGQASAHGHGGAVVGALIGGAVLGAVVSSALNPAPVVAYQQPVYAQPVYQPAPVYAGPPPGYCYDQYRGGYVACGAPPPPAQYGYPEPQPGW
- a CDS encoding integrase arm-type DNA-binding domain-containing protein; the protein is MPRLAAPLTESQIRALEPRATRYCVADGNGLVIEVMTTGAKVWRFRYTLNGKRQPLATIGDYRMISLRVARAKAQRYAEMVAQGISPVATARRDRGVESKTDVLRDAAELYLATEMTGKSAEYRRTTRRALDKDVLPAIGGKAIKAVSADDIVDICERIKSRGSPKMALHTRNVVKRLYAYLIARQLATSNPAEIVPARSIATFESRTRVLSGDEIGAMLHAIDASSIRRPLKLALHLLVLTMARKSDLVEATWAEFDLDRALWTIPAARLNKERDHEIDLPHQAVSMLRELRQAKNGKFVFPSVRGNDRPIAKSTLNQAIKALGLDVEHFVLHDFRRTAAAHLREIAAQLDSDPAALKSTSDDAAPDDIGKPRPRLQAWADFVDLQIERGRRQKASSNSV